A genomic segment from Neodiprion lecontei isolate iyNeoLeco1 chromosome 1, iyNeoLeco1.1, whole genome shotgun sequence encodes:
- the LOC107224886 gene encoding FAS-associated factor 1 isoform X3, translated as MAENREVILADFQACTGIDDVGEAILHLDETNWDLLAAINRVMPEDSQQLPSEMGPDVEMIQEIRRTPEIIDIVTISSNSSPPRTSVPEIIRAGTSKTRSNTSKVTFHVHYMEVVLDITLPVSHSVAYLKHMIRIQAGIAPCQQQLHGWKKEPQSDSTILETLDLLPEMTLYLRQITEIGDSASDVIKTSDRLAQEYVLNIHDEVHNRGYKLKFPGTRTVLEVKTDVFTLTDIPVRNQHWIGWPPTLKNDKTMLAQSGISYPEHDLTIGKLPVKENETVVVDTIDSDSSVEEFEDASETFNIEDDLFIDNVQSMKIHHLMPDNVEDETIGTLQFAEQFQKRYGAAHPDFFAGTFEEAIKESCLRPAKERKLLAVYLHHDNSVLANVFCTQLLGFETVLQLLSANFIVWGWDFTHESNKQKFLSAINRTLGSVAALTVRNIDVDTLPVLMIIMRSRSNTEIFTIVQGNMGVNELLTNLIQAVDVFQDQRKADIGVEEERQARERVKHEQDLAYQESLAADRAKEKAKQIQEFLEKQAKERAENERVAGEARREAHRQAAESSLPPEPQEGAGDGITKIRVRLPEGTFLERRFQTDTPLQTLLNFLIVEGYPTDEYKVISNWPRRDVSKMISHQWIRNLLS; from the exons ATGGCTGAAAATCGAGAAGTGATTCTAGCCGACTTTCAG GCATGTACTGGAATTGATGATGTTGGGGAAGCCATTTTACACCTGGATGAAACCAATTGGGATTTGCTG gCGGCAATTAATAGAGTTATGCCAGAAGATTCACAGCAGCTTCCGTCAGAAATGGGACCAGACGTAGAAATGATACAGGAAATTCGTCGGACTCCAGAAATCATAGACATTGTCACGATATCAAGTAATTCAAGTCCACCGAGAACAAGTGTACCAGAAATCATTCGAGCTGGTACAAGTAAAACAAGAAGCAATACGTCAAAAGTGACTTTTCATGTACACTACATGGAAGTAGTCCTTGACATTACTTTACCAGTATCACACTCTGTTG CATACTTGAAACACATGATTCGTATACAAGCAGGCATTGCACCTTGCCAGCAGCAGCTACATGGCTGGAAAAAAGAGCCACAATCTGATTCTACAATTCTCGAAACACTGGATTTATTACCCGAAATGACATTATACTTGAGACAGATTACAGAAATTGGTGATTCGGCAAGTGATGT TATCAAAACATCCGACCGATTGGCCCAAGAATATGTGCTGAATATTCATGACGAAGTACACAACCGTggttataaattgaaattcccAGGAACACGTACAGTTCTGGAAGTGAAAACTGACGTTTTCACACTCACAGACATCCCTGTACGAAATCAACATTGGATTGGCTGGCCGCCTACGTTGAAGAATGATAAAACAATGTTAGCTCAAAGTGGAATTTCATATCCGGAGCATGATCTTACGATTGGAAAATTACCTGTGAAGGAAAATGAGACG GTTGTTGTAGACACTATAGATAGCGATAGTTCTGTTGAAGAATTCGAAGACGCTTCTGAAACATTCAACATTGAAGATGATCTTTTCATAGACAACGTTCAAtctatgaaaattcatcatCTCA TGCCTGATAATGTGGAAGACGAAACCATAGGTACTCTTCAATTTGctgaacaatttcaaaaacgatATGGCGCTGCCCATCCTGACTTCTTTGCTGGTACATTTGAAGAAGCCATAAAGGAATCATGTCTCAGACCAGCAAAAGAG AGGAAATTACTGGCTGTTTATTTACATCACGACAACAGTGTTCTGGCTAATGTGTTTTGCACACAATTATTAGGGTTCGAAACAGTACTACAACTTCTATCTGCAAATTTTATAGTTTGGGGCTGGGATTTCACTCACGAATCAAATAAACAGAA GTTTTTGTCAGCAATTAATCGAACACTCGGATCAGTTGCTGCACTCACAGTGAGAAATATTGACGTTGACACGTTGCCAGTACTTATGATTATCATGCGGTCAAGATCAAATactgaaatatttacaattgttCAGGGAAACATGGGAGTCAATGAACTTCTCACTAATTTAATCCAAGCTGTCGACGTTTTCCAA GATCAGCGGAAAGCGGATATCGGAGTTGAAGAGGAAAGACAAGCCAGGGAGAGAGTGAAGCATGAACAGGACTTGGCTTACCAAGAGAGTTTAGCTGCAGACAG AGCCaaagaaaaagcaaaacaAATCCAAGAGTTCTTGGAAAAGCAGGCAAAAGAGCGAGCTGAGAATGAGAGAGTTGCTGGTGAAGCTCGGAGAGAG gCTCATAGACAAGCGGCAGAATCAAGCTTACCTCCAGAACCTCAAGAAGGAGCAGGCGATGGTATTACAAAAATACGAGTACGACTACCAGAAGGTACATTCTTGGAGCGCAGGTTTCAAACGGACACCCCACTTCAGACACTTCTTAATTTCCTCATCGTTGAAGGATATCCTACGGACGAATACAAAGTTATTTCTAACTGGCCGCGAAGGGATGTAAGTAAAATGAT CTCACATCAATGGATACGAAACTTACTCTCCTAG
- the LOC107224886 gene encoding FAS-associated factor 1 isoform X1, whose product MAENREVILADFQACTGIDDVGEAILHLDETNWDLLAAINRVMPEDSQQLPSEMGPDVEMIQEIRRTPEIIDIVTISSNSSPPRTSVPEIIRAGTSKTRSNTSKVTFHVHYMEVVLDITLPVSHSVAYLKHMIRIQAGIAPCQQQLHGWKKEPQSDSTILETLDLLPEMTLYLRQITEIGDSASDVIKTSDRLAQEYVLNIHDEVHNRGYKLKFPGTRTVLEVKTDVFTLTDIPVRNQHWIGWPPTLKNDKTMLAQSGISYPEHDLTIGKLPVKENETVVVDTIDSDSSVEEFEDASETFNIEDDLFIDNVQSMKIHHLMPDNVEDETIGTLQFAEQFQKRYGAAHPDFFAGTFEEAIKESCLRPAKERKLLAVYLHHDNSVLANVFCTQLLGFETVLQLLSANFIVWGWDFTHESNKQKFLSAINRTLGSVAALTVRNIDVDTLPVLMIIMRSRSNTEIFTIVQGNMGVNELLTNLIQAVDVFQDQRKADIGVEEERQARERVKHEQDLAYQESLAADRAKEKAKQIQEFLEKQAKERAENERVAGEARREAHRQAAESSLPPEPQEGAGDGITKIRVRLPEGTFLERRFQTDTPLQTLLNFLIVEGYPTDEYKVISNWPRRDLTSMDTKLTLLELKLCPQETVILEER is encoded by the exons ATGGCTGAAAATCGAGAAGTGATTCTAGCCGACTTTCAG GCATGTACTGGAATTGATGATGTTGGGGAAGCCATTTTACACCTGGATGAAACCAATTGGGATTTGCTG gCGGCAATTAATAGAGTTATGCCAGAAGATTCACAGCAGCTTCCGTCAGAAATGGGACCAGACGTAGAAATGATACAGGAAATTCGTCGGACTCCAGAAATCATAGACATTGTCACGATATCAAGTAATTCAAGTCCACCGAGAACAAGTGTACCAGAAATCATTCGAGCTGGTACAAGTAAAACAAGAAGCAATACGTCAAAAGTGACTTTTCATGTACACTACATGGAAGTAGTCCTTGACATTACTTTACCAGTATCACACTCTGTTG CATACTTGAAACACATGATTCGTATACAAGCAGGCATTGCACCTTGCCAGCAGCAGCTACATGGCTGGAAAAAAGAGCCACAATCTGATTCTACAATTCTCGAAACACTGGATTTATTACCCGAAATGACATTATACTTGAGACAGATTACAGAAATTGGTGATTCGGCAAGTGATGT TATCAAAACATCCGACCGATTGGCCCAAGAATATGTGCTGAATATTCATGACGAAGTACACAACCGTggttataaattgaaattcccAGGAACACGTACAGTTCTGGAAGTGAAAACTGACGTTTTCACACTCACAGACATCCCTGTACGAAATCAACATTGGATTGGCTGGCCGCCTACGTTGAAGAATGATAAAACAATGTTAGCTCAAAGTGGAATTTCATATCCGGAGCATGATCTTACGATTGGAAAATTACCTGTGAAGGAAAATGAGACG GTTGTTGTAGACACTATAGATAGCGATAGTTCTGTTGAAGAATTCGAAGACGCTTCTGAAACATTCAACATTGAAGATGATCTTTTCATAGACAACGTTCAAtctatgaaaattcatcatCTCA TGCCTGATAATGTGGAAGACGAAACCATAGGTACTCTTCAATTTGctgaacaatttcaaaaacgatATGGCGCTGCCCATCCTGACTTCTTTGCTGGTACATTTGAAGAAGCCATAAAGGAATCATGTCTCAGACCAGCAAAAGAG AGGAAATTACTGGCTGTTTATTTACATCACGACAACAGTGTTCTGGCTAATGTGTTTTGCACACAATTATTAGGGTTCGAAACAGTACTACAACTTCTATCTGCAAATTTTATAGTTTGGGGCTGGGATTTCACTCACGAATCAAATAAACAGAA GTTTTTGTCAGCAATTAATCGAACACTCGGATCAGTTGCTGCACTCACAGTGAGAAATATTGACGTTGACACGTTGCCAGTACTTATGATTATCATGCGGTCAAGATCAAATactgaaatatttacaattgttCAGGGAAACATGGGAGTCAATGAACTTCTCACTAATTTAATCCAAGCTGTCGACGTTTTCCAA GATCAGCGGAAAGCGGATATCGGAGTTGAAGAGGAAAGACAAGCCAGGGAGAGAGTGAAGCATGAACAGGACTTGGCTTACCAAGAGAGTTTAGCTGCAGACAG AGCCaaagaaaaagcaaaacaAATCCAAGAGTTCTTGGAAAAGCAGGCAAAAGAGCGAGCTGAGAATGAGAGAGTTGCTGGTGAAGCTCGGAGAGAG gCTCATAGACAAGCGGCAGAATCAAGCTTACCTCCAGAACCTCAAGAAGGAGCAGGCGATGGTATTACAAAAATACGAGTACGACTACCAGAAGGTACATTCTTGGAGCGCAGGTTTCAAACGGACACCCCACTTCAGACACTTCTTAATTTCCTCATCGTTGAAGGATATCCTACGGACGAATACAAAGTTATTTCTAACTGGCCGCGAAGGGAT CTCACATCAATGGATACGAAACTTACTCTCCTAGAATTGAAACTATGCCCGCAAGA
- the LOC107224886 gene encoding FAS-associated factor 1 isoform X2, producing MIEIDTACTGIDDVGEAILHLDETNWDLLAAINRVMPEDSQQLPSEMGPDVEMIQEIRRTPEIIDIVTISSNSSPPRTSVPEIIRAGTSKTRSNTSKVTFHVHYMEVVLDITLPVSHSVAYLKHMIRIQAGIAPCQQQLHGWKKEPQSDSTILETLDLLPEMTLYLRQITEIGDSASDVIKTSDRLAQEYVLNIHDEVHNRGYKLKFPGTRTVLEVKTDVFTLTDIPVRNQHWIGWPPTLKNDKTMLAQSGISYPEHDLTIGKLPVKENETVVVDTIDSDSSVEEFEDASETFNIEDDLFIDNVQSMKIHHLMPDNVEDETIGTLQFAEQFQKRYGAAHPDFFAGTFEEAIKESCLRPAKERKLLAVYLHHDNSVLANVFCTQLLGFETVLQLLSANFIVWGWDFTHESNKQKFLSAINRTLGSVAALTVRNIDVDTLPVLMIIMRSRSNTEIFTIVQGNMGVNELLTNLIQAVDVFQDQRKADIGVEEERQARERVKHEQDLAYQESLAADRAKEKAKQIQEFLEKQAKERAENERVAGEARREAHRQAAESSLPPEPQEGAGDGITKIRVRLPEGTFLERRFQTDTPLQTLLNFLIVEGYPTDEYKVISNWPRRDLTSMDTKLTLLELKLCPQETVILEER from the exons ATGATCGAAATTGAcact GCATGTACTGGAATTGATGATGTTGGGGAAGCCATTTTACACCTGGATGAAACCAATTGGGATTTGCTG gCGGCAATTAATAGAGTTATGCCAGAAGATTCACAGCAGCTTCCGTCAGAAATGGGACCAGACGTAGAAATGATACAGGAAATTCGTCGGACTCCAGAAATCATAGACATTGTCACGATATCAAGTAATTCAAGTCCACCGAGAACAAGTGTACCAGAAATCATTCGAGCTGGTACAAGTAAAACAAGAAGCAATACGTCAAAAGTGACTTTTCATGTACACTACATGGAAGTAGTCCTTGACATTACTTTACCAGTATCACACTCTGTTG CATACTTGAAACACATGATTCGTATACAAGCAGGCATTGCACCTTGCCAGCAGCAGCTACATGGCTGGAAAAAAGAGCCACAATCTGATTCTACAATTCTCGAAACACTGGATTTATTACCCGAAATGACATTATACTTGAGACAGATTACAGAAATTGGTGATTCGGCAAGTGATGT TATCAAAACATCCGACCGATTGGCCCAAGAATATGTGCTGAATATTCATGACGAAGTACACAACCGTggttataaattgaaattcccAGGAACACGTACAGTTCTGGAAGTGAAAACTGACGTTTTCACACTCACAGACATCCCTGTACGAAATCAACATTGGATTGGCTGGCCGCCTACGTTGAAGAATGATAAAACAATGTTAGCTCAAAGTGGAATTTCATATCCGGAGCATGATCTTACGATTGGAAAATTACCTGTGAAGGAAAATGAGACG GTTGTTGTAGACACTATAGATAGCGATAGTTCTGTTGAAGAATTCGAAGACGCTTCTGAAACATTCAACATTGAAGATGATCTTTTCATAGACAACGTTCAAtctatgaaaattcatcatCTCA TGCCTGATAATGTGGAAGACGAAACCATAGGTACTCTTCAATTTGctgaacaatttcaaaaacgatATGGCGCTGCCCATCCTGACTTCTTTGCTGGTACATTTGAAGAAGCCATAAAGGAATCATGTCTCAGACCAGCAAAAGAG AGGAAATTACTGGCTGTTTATTTACATCACGACAACAGTGTTCTGGCTAATGTGTTTTGCACACAATTATTAGGGTTCGAAACAGTACTACAACTTCTATCTGCAAATTTTATAGTTTGGGGCTGGGATTTCACTCACGAATCAAATAAACAGAA GTTTTTGTCAGCAATTAATCGAACACTCGGATCAGTTGCTGCACTCACAGTGAGAAATATTGACGTTGACACGTTGCCAGTACTTATGATTATCATGCGGTCAAGATCAAATactgaaatatttacaattgttCAGGGAAACATGGGAGTCAATGAACTTCTCACTAATTTAATCCAAGCTGTCGACGTTTTCCAA GATCAGCGGAAAGCGGATATCGGAGTTGAAGAGGAAAGACAAGCCAGGGAGAGAGTGAAGCATGAACAGGACTTGGCTTACCAAGAGAGTTTAGCTGCAGACAG AGCCaaagaaaaagcaaaacaAATCCAAGAGTTCTTGGAAAAGCAGGCAAAAGAGCGAGCTGAGAATGAGAGAGTTGCTGGTGAAGCTCGGAGAGAG gCTCATAGACAAGCGGCAGAATCAAGCTTACCTCCAGAACCTCAAGAAGGAGCAGGCGATGGTATTACAAAAATACGAGTACGACTACCAGAAGGTACATTCTTGGAGCGCAGGTTTCAAACGGACACCCCACTTCAGACACTTCTTAATTTCCTCATCGTTGAAGGATATCCTACGGACGAATACAAAGTTATTTCTAACTGGCCGCGAAGGGAT CTCACATCAATGGATACGAAACTTACTCTCCTAGAATTGAAACTATGCCCGCAAGA